A stretch of Brassica rapa cultivar Chiifu-401-42 chromosome A08, CAAS_Brap_v3.01, whole genome shotgun sequence DNA encodes these proteins:
- the LOC103834795 gene encoding uncharacterized protein LOC103834795: MISVVIIAELLVEYTTALAKLTADILPRRQGDGNFIRIGNFSMYCPPRSSPVPDFSSHLVDF; encoded by the coding sequence ATGATCTCTGTTGTAATCATCGCTGAGCTACTAGTGGAGTACACGACAGCTCTCGCTAAACTCACCGCTGATATTCTTCCGAGGCGGCAAGGCGACGGAAACTTCATAAGGATTGGCAATTTCTCCATGTATTGTCCTCCTAGATCCTCGCCCGTTCCTGATTTCTCTTCGCATCTCGTCGATTTCTAA